One genomic segment of Deinococcus cellulosilyticus NBRC 106333 = KACC 11606 includes these proteins:
- a CDS encoding alpha/beta fold hydrolase: protein MGTNHINGLNLQHLEWSPAGLPMVWLTGMGHTPFVFQDIIPAFSSNFHCFAFSRRGHGRSDAPTDGDYSPQTLASDVLTFLDHLNLTDVVLVGHSIAGNEMTLAATLQPWRFRALIYLDAAYDRSGVLDRIRKDPLQSGQASPQPHTPEEFRHNAQQQYGFWTHALEADLQNMLLETEGRLHLRPLASSLLPATDQHQPDYTGIQCPALAIYALFPEDHPTEDDASQQQVAFRSEVMVPWQQASIQQFKTQCKEGQVLEWSQTHHYFFLSDPQRTVEAIRCFLR, encoded by the coding sequence TTGGGAACAAACCACATCAATGGTCTGAACCTTCAACATCTGGAATGGTCCCCTGCTGGACTGCCTATGGTGTGGCTCACAGGAATGGGCCACACGCCGTTTGTTTTCCAGGACATCATTCCTGCGTTCTCCAGCAACTTTCATTGCTTTGCTTTCAGCCGCAGAGGGCATGGTCGGTCGGATGCGCCCACAGATGGAGATTATAGCCCACAGACACTGGCCTCGGATGTTTTGACCTTCCTGGACCACCTGAACCTCACAGATGTGGTGCTGGTGGGACACTCCATCGCTGGCAATGAAATGACCCTCGCTGCAACCCTGCAGCCCTGGCGCTTTCGAGCCCTGATCTATCTGGATGCTGCTTATGATCGGAGTGGGGTTCTGGATCGCATCCGCAAGGACCCCTTGCAGTCAGGACAGGCTTCCCCACAGCCCCACACGCCAGAAGAGTTTCGTCACAATGCCCAGCAGCAATACGGCTTCTGGACTCACGCCCTCGAAGCCGACCTGCAGAACATGCTGCTGGAAACAGAGGGACGGCTGCACCTGAGGCCTCTGGCCTCCAGCCTCCTGCCAGCGACAGACCAGCATCAGCCAGATTACACTGGAATCCAGTGCCCTGCTCTGGCGATTTATGCCCTGTTTCCAGAGGATCACCCTACAGAAGATGATGCTTCCCAGCAGCAGGTTGCTTTTCGGTCTGAGGTGATGGTGCCCTGGCAACAAGCCTCCATCCAGCAGTTCAAGACCCAATGCAAGGAAGGGCAGGTGCTTGAATGGTCACAGACCCACCATTATTTTTTCCTGTCTGACCCTCAAAGGACAGTGGAGGCCATCAGGTGTTTTCTGAGGTAA
- a CDS encoding LysR substrate-binding domain-containing protein — MPRKHVNLDLDVLRTFVTGVDLGSYGKAAEHLSRSPSAISSQLRKLEQQTGTVIFQKSGRGLSLTEAGEVLLVQARRLLDLNDETVTRLRGLNLDGQVRLGMQEDFAEGILPEVLGRFVRSHPKIRIEVRVARNRVLREAVDAGQLDLALLWDDGSAPQHMCRLAEMPMVWIGPAHNRSLAFQPADPLPLAAFEAPCLFRTEGTTHLDAAKVPWRVAFTSPSLSGLYAAVSAGLGVTIRTPLGLPSTVQVMQDGTLPELRTVPLALYQVDPNPSAAITLLKEIVQQVIADAVLNSPGTPRCSQASGKD, encoded by the coding sequence ATGCCACGCAAGCATGTGAACCTGGATCTGGACGTGCTGAGAACCTTCGTGACCGGGGTGGACCTGGGCAGTTACGGCAAGGCTGCAGAGCACCTCTCCCGGTCCCCCTCTGCCATCAGCAGCCAGCTCAGAAAACTGGAACAACAAACTGGGACGGTCATTTTTCAGAAGTCTGGCCGGGGCCTGTCCCTCACCGAAGCAGGAGAGGTTCTGCTGGTGCAGGCCCGCAGGTTGCTGGACCTCAACGATGAGACCGTCACCAGACTGCGCGGCCTGAACCTTGATGGTCAGGTGCGACTGGGTATGCAGGAGGATTTCGCAGAGGGGATCTTGCCTGAAGTGCTGGGTCGCTTTGTACGCAGCCACCCGAAAATCCGCATTGAGGTGCGGGTGGCCCGCAACCGGGTTCTCCGGGAAGCTGTGGATGCTGGACAGCTGGACCTCGCCCTGCTGTGGGACGATGGAAGTGCCCCACAGCACATGTGTAGACTTGCCGAAATGCCCATGGTCTGGATTGGGCCTGCGCACAACAGATCGCTGGCCTTTCAACCCGCTGACCCGCTGCCCCTGGCAGCCTTTGAAGCCCCCTGCCTTTTTCGCACGGAAGGAACAACCCATCTGGACGCTGCAAAGGTGCCCTGGAGAGTGGCTTTCACCAGCCCGAGCCTTTCAGGACTTTATGCTGCGGTGTCTGCTGGCCTGGGGGTCACCATCCGCACCCCTCTGGGCCTTCCTTCCACCGTGCAGGTGATGCAAGATGGAACACTCCCTGAGCTCCGCACGGTTCCACTGGCCCTGTATCAGGTGGACCCGAATCCCAGTGCAGCCATCACCCTCTTGAAGGAGATCGTGCAGCAGGTCATTGCAGATGCTGTTTTGAACAGCCCAGGGACTCCCAGATGTTCACAGGCATCTGGAAAGGATTGA